The Porphyrobacter sp. HT-58-2 genome has a window encoding:
- a CDS encoding M23 family metallopeptidase, with product MKFAVRHVVKLAVSACAALFVSAAAPAFANSANSATTASADILDPVREAQVDAAENGDQRFKSLFASWTAIERTSPTLGTGADVAAFSSPLPNGAISVPSRMPLEGAQLTSGFGMRSHPVLGGRRQHHGIDLAAPTGTPVYATADGIVGRADWYSSYGLYISINHGASMETRYAHLSRLAVAAGDNVKKGDLIGYVGSTGRSTGPHLHYEVRVDGLAVNPIPYMVESEAQLAYARDARLTGQGGE from the coding sequence ATGAAATTTGCCGTGCGCCATGTGGTCAAGCTTGCTGTCTCAGCCTGCGCTGCCCTGTTCGTTTCCGCCGCAGCGCCGGCCTTCGCGAATTCCGCCAACTCCGCCACCACCGCCAGCGCCGACATTCTTGATCCCGTGCGCGAAGCGCAGGTTGATGCGGCCGAGAACGGCGATCAACGCTTCAAGTCGCTGTTCGCTAGCTGGACCGCGATTGAACGCACCAGCCCGACGCTTGGCACCGGCGCTGATGTGGCCGCGTTCTCGTCGCCCCTGCCGAACGGGGCGATTTCGGTGCCGTCGCGCATGCCGCTTGAAGGCGCCCAGCTGACCAGCGGCTTCGGGATGCGCTCGCACCCGGTTCTCGGTGGCCGCCGCCAGCATCACGGCATTGATCTTGCCGCGCCGACCGGCACTCCGGTCTATGCCACGGCAGACGGTATCGTCGGCCGCGCCGACTGGTATTCGAGCTATGGTCTCTACATCAGCATCAACCATGGTGCGTCGATGGAAACCCGCTATGCTCACCTCTCGCGCCTCGCGGTGGCCGCAGGCGACAATGTGAAGAAGGGCGATCTGATCGGCTATGTCGGATCGACCGGCCGTTCGACCGGCCCGCACCTTCATTACGAAGTTCGTGTCGACGGGCTTGCAGTCAATCCGATTCCGTATATGGTGGAGAGCGAGGCACAGCTTGCTTACGCCCGGGATGCCCGCCTGACGGGTCAGGGCGGCGAGTAA
- a CDS encoding ferritin-like domain-containing protein yields the protein MTTIARAIRAALLTAEPRAKCFATRQLARDWRAGKLAWAFDVAMPDQPAWPDAPELLPPNRMPKRGKGGSERARIALWHSLAHIEFVAIDLALDMAGRFGDDMGEEFVTDFLAVAADEAMHFALLARKLEQLGSHYGALPAHAGLWEAAHATRHDVAARLAVVPMVLEARGLDVTPATLERVRAAGDAGGAKILARILDDEIRHVGIGTKHFLRCAEMTQLAPESLWQDLVKRHFRGAIKPPFNDSARLAAGLSRGFYAEIAH from the coding sequence ATGACCACTATCGCCCGCGCCATCCGCGCCGCGCTGCTGACCGCAGAGCCGCGCGCCAAGTGCTTCGCCACCCGCCAGCTCGCACGCGACTGGCGGGCGGGGAAGCTGGCGTGGGCATTCGACGTCGCGATGCCCGACCAGCCCGCCTGGCCCGACGCGCCGGAGTTGCTCCCGCCGAACCGGATGCCCAAGCGCGGGAAGGGCGGCAGCGAGCGGGCGCGAATCGCCTTGTGGCATTCCCTCGCCCATATCGAATTCGTCGCCATCGACCTCGCGCTCGACATGGCGGGGCGATTCGGGGACGACATGGGCGAGGAATTCGTCACCGACTTCCTTGCCGTTGCCGCAGACGAGGCGATGCACTTCGCGCTGCTGGCACGGAAGCTTGAACAGCTCGGCAGCCATTATGGCGCGCTCCCGGCGCACGCGGGACTGTGGGAAGCCGCGCACGCGACACGCCACGATGTCGCCGCACGGCTGGCCGTGGTGCCGATGGTGCTCGAAGCGCGCGGGCTCGACGTGACGCCCGCCACTCTCGAACGGGTGCGGGCAGCGGGCGATGCGGGCGGTGCAAAAATTCTTGCTCGCATACTTGACGACGAAATCCGCCATGTCGGGATCGGCACCAAGCACTTTTTGCGCTGTGCCGAAATGACGCAGCTTGCACCCGAATCCCTGTGGCAAGATCTCGTAAAACGGCACTTTCGCGGTGCGATTAAGCCGCCATTCAACGACTCGGCGCGTCTTGCTGCCGGTTTGTCGCGCGGATTCTACGCAGAGATTGCGCATTAA
- a CDS encoding peroxiredoxin: MSTFPGVGDAIPDIAMETPEGGSVKPSDFAGSKLVIFFYPKDDTPGCTTENKDFSALKAQFEAAGTKLLGVSKDPAKKHAKFIAKHGLTAPLATDAEEGGLSDALGVWAEKQMYGKTYMGMVRATYLVDAQGKIARIWDKVKVAGHAEDVLAAAKAL, from the coding sequence ATGAGCACTTTTCCCGGCGTCGGTGACGCCATCCCCGATATCGCCATGGAAACTCCCGAAGGCGGGAGCGTGAAGCCCTCGGACTTCGCCGGTTCCAAGCTGGTGATCTTCTTCTATCCCAAGGATGACACCCCCGGCTGCACCACCGAGAACAAGGATTTCTCGGCCCTGAAGGCGCAGTTCGAAGCGGCAGGCACCAAGCTGCTCGGAGTCTCGAAAGACCCGGCCAAGAAGCACGCCAAGTTCATCGCCAAGCACGGCCTGACCGCTCCGCTCGCCACCGACGCGGAAGAGGGCGGGTTGTCCGATGCGCTCGGCGTGTGGGCGGAAAAGCAGATGTACGGCAAGACCTACATGGGCATGGTCCGCGCTACCTATCTGGTCGATGCGCAGGGCAAGATCGCGCGCATCTGGGACAAGGTGAAGGTCGCAGGCCATGCCGAGGACGTGCTGGCGGCAGCGAAAGCGCTCTGA
- the glnE gene encoding bifunctional [glutamate--ammonia ligase]-adenylyl-L-tyrosine phosphorylase/[glutamate--ammonia-ligase] adenylyltransferase, with translation MGENRHLHGLADWDNALHRARHHAPFLARALDRQPELAALLSSGDGEGALTWARAQAAHPDTEIALRRERLALAAALAVGDLAGAFPLTQVVGELTAFADRALDRAIRSAITERTDTDSTDGFIALALGKQGAGELNYSSDIDPILLFDRDRLPRRASDDPGDAAQRYARRVVALLASNTADGYALRVDLRLRPASEVSPLAVPVGAALTHYQSAALAWERAAFTRARAAAGDVAAGEDFLSQIRPFVWRGQLDYGAVEEIRALTLRIRESHEGPPAPGPGFDVKRGRGGIREIEFYAQTHQLIHGGRDASLRVRGTRHALDVLAASGWIAPEHAVTLGEAYDRLRQVEHRLQMVNDRQTHALPEGAALDNVAQLDGLADGAALVAELTELTARTARIYEELIGRPEATPAPVAMPVSTLVHELGQWGFAEPDTLAERIETWRDGRHAAIRSPQAVAAWDRLAPALLKAMGQSDDPMRAITRWERILESVPSAITTFRLLDARPDLIERLVAALTLAPVLSDELARKPERLDTLIDRHALDLPGDVTSIMARMRGAAGRDDYEALLDAIRVITGEIRFALGIQLIEGLADPLAIARALSRTAEAAMQLATDATVAEFVAKHGRIAGSELLILGLGRLGGGALTHASDLDIVYLFTGDFAAQSDGPRPLGATVYYNRLASRVSAALSVPTAQGALYEVDTRLRPQGNQGPMAVSCEAFGKYQREAAWTWEHMALARARVLYGSPEARAQLEAVLAEVLQAPRGQAELREAVLEMRAEMAKHKPATGPVDAKLARGGLVDIEFLVHYLQLKGKTADGRPLAEAAPDALNPDLDVAMAGLAEAGLIPADLADPHALMSRMLVAGRLLAPDGREPPPSGARALARACGFESYDALLAAFAAARQRVAEAWKQILGTDILETEQENPA, from the coding sequence ATGGGAGAGAACCGGCACCTGCACGGCCTGGCCGACTGGGACAACGCGCTGCACCGCGCCCGCCACCATGCGCCATTTCTGGCACGCGCGCTCGATCGCCAGCCCGAACTGGCCGCGCTGCTGTCCAGCGGCGATGGCGAAGGGGCGCTGACGTGGGCGCGTGCTCAAGCTGCGCATCCCGACACCGAAATCGCCCTGCGGCGCGAACGGCTGGCATTGGCGGCGGCGCTGGCGGTGGGTGATCTGGCCGGTGCCTTCCCGCTGACACAGGTGGTGGGCGAACTGACCGCTTTCGCCGACCGCGCCCTCGACCGCGCGATCCGCAGCGCGATCACCGAACGCACCGACACCGATAGCACAGATGGCTTCATCGCGCTGGCGCTGGGCAAGCAGGGGGCGGGCGAGCTCAATTACTCGTCCGACATCGACCCGATCCTGCTGTTCGACCGCGACCGCCTGCCGCGCCGCGCTTCGGACGATCCGGGCGATGCGGCGCAACGCTATGCCCGGCGGGTGGTGGCGCTGCTGGCATCGAACACCGCTGATGGCTATGCCCTGCGGGTCGACCTGCGGCTGCGCCCGGCAAGCGAGGTCAGTCCGCTGGCTGTGCCTGTAGGTGCGGCGCTCACCCATTATCAAAGCGCCGCGCTGGCGTGGGAACGGGCTGCCTTCACCCGCGCGCGCGCAGCGGCAGGGGACGTGGCGGCGGGGGAGGATTTCCTGAGCCAGATCCGCCCCTTCGTGTGGCGTGGACAGCTCGATTACGGCGCGGTCGAGGAAATCCGCGCGCTGACCTTGCGCATCCGCGAAAGCCACGAGGGCCCGCCCGCTCCCGGCCCCGGCTTCGATGTGAAGCGCGGGCGCGGCGGGATCCGCGAAATCGAATTCTACGCGCAGACCCATCAGCTGATCCACGGCGGACGCGATGCCTCGCTACGGGTGCGCGGAACCCGCCATGCGCTCGACGTGCTGGCCGCCAGTGGCTGGATCGCGCCCGAACACGCGGTGACTCTGGGCGAGGCCTATGACCGGCTCCGGCAGGTCGAACATCGCTTGCAGATGGTGAACGACCGTCAGACCCATGCCCTTCCCGAAGGCGCCGCGCTCGACAATGTCGCGCAGCTCGACGGGCTGGCGGACGGAGCGGCGCTGGTGGCAGAGCTCACCGAACTGACAGCGCGCACGGCCCGCATCTATGAAGAACTGATCGGCCGCCCCGAAGCGACACCGGCCCCGGTCGCCATGCCGGTCAGCACGCTGGTGCATGAACTGGGCCAATGGGGCTTTGCCGAACCTGATACCCTAGCCGAGCGGATCGAGACCTGGCGCGACGGGCGCCATGCCGCGATCCGTTCCCCTCAGGCCGTGGCCGCATGGGACAGGCTCGCCCCGGCGCTGCTGAAGGCGATGGGGCAGAGCGATGATCCGATGCGCGCGATCACCCGCTGGGAGCGTATCCTTGAAAGCGTGCCATCGGCGATCACCACCTTCCGCCTGCTCGACGCGCGGCCTGATCTGATCGAACGGCTGGTGGCGGCACTGACCCTTGCGCCGGTGCTGTCGGACGAACTTGCACGCAAGCCCGAACGGCTCGACACCCTGATCGACCGGCATGCACTCGATCTGCCGGGGGATGTCACCTCGATCATGGCGCGGATGCGGGGCGCGGCAGGGCGTGACGACTATGAGGCGCTGCTTGACGCGATCCGGGTGATCACCGGCGAGATCCGCTTCGCGCTCGGCATCCAGCTGATCGAAGGGCTGGCCGATCCGCTCGCCATCGCCCGCGCCCTGTCGCGCACCGCCGAGGCCGCAATGCAGCTGGCGACCGACGCGACAGTGGCGGAATTCGTCGCCAAGCACGGACGGATTGCGGGAAGCGAGTTGCTGATCCTGGGCCTGGGCCGGCTCGGCGGGGGCGCGCTCACCCATGCCTCCGATCTCGATATCGTCTATCTGTTCACCGGCGATTTTGCCGCACAGTCCGATGGTCCGCGCCCGCTCGGGGCGACAGTCTATTACAACCGCCTCGCCAGCCGGGTCAGCGCCGCCCTCTCGGTGCCGACCGCGCAAGGGGCGCTCTACGAAGTCGACACGCGGCTGCGGCCGCAAGGCAATCAGGGCCCGATGGCGGTCAGCTGTGAAGCCTTTGGCAAGTATCAGCGCGAGGCAGCGTGGACATGGGAGCACATGGCGCTGGCCCGCGCGCGGGTGCTCTATGGCTCGCCCGAAGCGCGCGCGCAGCTCGAGGCCGTGCTGGCCGAGGTGCTCCAGGCTCCGCGTGGGCAGGCCGAACTGCGCGAGGCGGTGCTGGAGATGCGCGCCGAGATGGCGAAGCACAAGCCCGCCACCGGCCCGGTCGATGCCAAGCTGGCGCGCGGGGGCCTCGTCGATATCGAATTTCTCGTCCACTACCTGCAATTGAAGGGCAAGACGGCGGATGGACGCCCGCTGGCCGAGGCCGCGCCCGATGCACTCAATCCCGATCTGGACGTGGCGATGGCCGGTCTGGCCGAAGCGGGCCTGATCCCGGCCGATCTGGCCGATCCTCACGCGCTGATGAGCCGGATGCTCGTGGCAGGGCGCCTGCTCGCTCCCGATGGCCGCGAACCCCCGCCCAGCGGCGCGCGGGCGCTGGCACGGGCCTGCGGGTTCGAAAGCTACGATGCGCTGCTCGCCGCCTTCGCCGCCGCGCGCCAGAGGGTCGCCGAAGCGTGGAAACAAATCCTCGGCACGGACATTCTCGAAACTGAACAGGAGAACCCCGCATGA
- a CDS encoding M28 family metallopeptidase — translation MTKRFAALGMMLAGALTLAACDAIPGMGGGEAALDIPEIAPGELSEATMKDVTRLLSSDAFEGRMPGTPGEEKTIALLTERFKAAGLQPGNGESWVQEVPLVEITGRNYAPLTITGKGGTQSFAFGKDWVGVTYREEAKTTLKDSELVFVGYGINAPERGWNDYAGLDVKGKTVVILVNDPDWQSEGLEGTFNGKAMTYYGRWTYKYEEAARQGAAGALIVHDTAPASYGWNVVESSWTGPQAYAQRGDNAPPLTQMNGWIQKDAARKVLEAAGQDLDALTKAAQQKGFKPVPLGLTAATSFESTFRSFVSHNVIGILPGSEAPEEYVLHTAHWDHLGRCTPAPDGDDICNGAVDNATGTAALVALAEAHAKAGPPRRSLVFLAVTAEESGLLGATYYAQNPIFPLAQTVGGINMDAFQMAGRAKDVTVVGPGKSQLDLFLDAALKADGRAATPNPKPEAGYYYRSDHFAFAKLGVPMLYIDGGEDLIEGGREAGAKIAADYTENRYHGPKDEFDENWDWSGVMADLQLFFRIGRMMATSSSWPNWNEGDEFKAIRDQSCAASAKGC, via the coding sequence ATGACGAAGCGGTTTGCAGCTTTGGGGATGATGCTGGCCGGCGCGCTGACGCTGGCGGCGTGCGATGCGATCCCCGGCATGGGCGGCGGCGAGGCGGCGCTCGATATTCCCGAAATCGCGCCCGGAGAGCTGTCCGAAGCGACCATGAAGGATGTCACCCGGTTGCTTTCCAGCGATGCCTTCGAAGGTCGGATGCCCGGCACTCCGGGCGAGGAAAAAACCATCGCCCTGCTCACCGAACGTTTCAAGGCCGCCGGGCTTCAGCCGGGCAATGGCGAAAGCTGGGTGCAGGAAGTGCCGCTGGTCGAGATCACCGGCAGGAACTACGCCCCGCTCACCATCACCGGCAAGGGCGGCACTCAGAGCTTCGCTTTCGGCAAGGACTGGGTCGGCGTGACCTATCGCGAAGAGGCGAAGACCACGCTCAAGGACAGCGAGCTGGTGTTTGTCGGATACGGCATCAACGCGCCCGAGCGCGGTTGGAACGACTATGCCGGGCTCGACGTGAAGGGCAAGACGGTGGTGATCCTCGTCAATGATCCCGACTGGCAGAGCGAGGGCCTTGAAGGCACTTTCAACGGCAAGGCGATGACCTATTACGGGCGCTGGACCTACAAGTATGAAGAGGCCGCGCGTCAGGGCGCGGCCGGTGCGCTGATCGTGCATGACACTGCGCCGGCCAGCTATGGCTGGAACGTGGTCGAAAGCTCGTGGACCGGCCCGCAGGCCTATGCCCAGCGCGGCGACAACGCGCCGCCGCTGACACAGATGAACGGCTGGATCCAGAAGGACGCCGCGCGCAAGGTGCTGGAGGCCGCAGGGCAGGATCTCGACGCGCTGACGAAGGCGGCGCAGCAGAAGGGCTTCAAGCCGGTGCCGCTGGGCCTGACGGCCGCGACCAGTTTCGAAAGCACCTTCCGCAGCTTTGTCTCGCACAATGTCATCGGCATCCTGCCGGGCAGCGAGGCGCCTGAGGAATATGTGCTCCACACCGCGCATTGGGATCACCTCGGGCGCTGCACGCCTGCGCCTGATGGCGATGACATCTGCAATGGCGCGGTCGACAATGCCACCGGCACGGCGGCGCTGGTCGCGCTGGCCGAGGCCCATGCCAAGGCTGGCCCACCGCGCCGCAGCCTCGTGTTCCTGGCGGTGACGGCGGAGGAGTCCGGCCTGCTTGGCGCGACCTATTATGCCCAGAACCCGATCTTCCCGCTGGCGCAGACTGTGGGCGGGATCAACATGGACGCCTTCCAGATGGCGGGCCGTGCCAAGGACGTGACCGTGGTCGGCCCGGGCAAGTCGCAGCTTGATCTGTTCCTTGACGCTGCGCTCAAGGCCGATGGCCGCGCCGCGACTCCCAATCCCAAGCCGGAGGCGGGCTATTACTATCGTTCCGATCACTTCGCCTTCGCCAAGCTCGGCGTGCCGATGCTCTACATCGACGGGGGTGAGGATCTGATCGAGGGCGGACGCGAGGCGGGCGCGAAGATCGCCGCCGACTACACCGAGAACCGTTATCACGGGCCGAAGGACGAATTCGACGAGAACTGGGACTGGTCGGGCGTGATGGCCGACCTGCAGCTGTTCTTCCGCATTGGCCGGATGATGGCGACGAGCAGCAGCTGGCCCAACTGGAACGAGGGTGACGAGTTCAAGGCCATCCGCGACCAGAGCTGTGCCGCTTCGGCCAAGGGCTGCTGA
- a CDS encoding agmatine deiminase family protein, whose protein sequence is MTVLMPPEWAPQDWIWIGFPHLAEEWPGWLEPAQEQMAAFASAVATSGQEVRLLVRDEANEARARQLVSSKVTLERRAYGDIWLRDTGPLVVFDGEQRIARRFGFNGWGGKYLMPGDQEIGAEIARDAGLAVTQRPMILEGGAVDGDGTGLVATTEQCLLNPNRNPHLSRQQIEAELAAQLGFTRVLWLGDGLINDHTDGHVDNLARFVAPNRLVVPEATGADDPNAAIYADAAARAAAAGVEVVRIPSPGLMTRDGVVEPASYVNFAITSHLVVVPTFGSPHDADGVAAIAALFPDRDTIGLPGEAVLAGGGGFHCASQQMPALAGAS, encoded by the coding sequence ATGACCGTTCTCATGCCGCCCGAATGGGCGCCACAGGACTGGATCTGGATCGGCTTCCCGCACCTCGCCGAGGAGTGGCCGGGCTGGCTGGAGCCTGCACAGGAGCAGATGGCGGCTTTCGCGAGCGCCGTGGCGACAAGTGGGCAGGAAGTGCGCCTGCTGGTGCGCGACGAGGCCAACGAGGCCCGTGCGCGCCAATTGGTCAGCAGCAAGGTGACGCTCGAACGCCGCGCCTATGGCGACATCTGGCTGCGCGATACTGGCCCGCTGGTAGTGTTCGATGGCGAGCAGCGCATTGCCCGCCGTTTCGGCTTCAACGGCTGGGGCGGGAAGTATCTGATGCCGGGCGATCAGGAGATCGGCGCCGAAATCGCGCGCGATGCGGGCCTTGCCGTGACGCAAAGGCCCATGATTCTCGAAGGTGGCGCGGTGGATGGCGACGGCACCGGGCTGGTCGCGACGACCGAGCAATGTCTGCTCAACCCCAACCGCAACCCGCATTTGAGCCGTCAGCAGATCGAGGCAGAGCTGGCGGCGCAGCTCGGCTTCACCCGCGTGCTGTGGCTGGGCGATGGGCTTATCAACGATCACACCGATGGCCACGTCGACAATCTTGCGCGGTTCGTCGCCCCTAACCGGCTGGTGGTGCCTGAGGCGACCGGCGCCGACGATCCCAATGCCGCGATCTATGCCGATGCGGCGGCGCGGGCGGCGGCGGCAGGGGTCGAGGTGGTGCGCATCCCCTCGCCCGGCCTCATGACCCGTGACGGCGTGGTCGAGCCTGCCAGCTATGTGAACTTCGCGATCACCTCGCATCTGGTGGTGGTGCCGACCTTCGGCTCGCCCCATGATGCCGACGGCGTCGCCGCGATCGCCGCGCTGTTTCCCGACCGGGACACGATCGGCCTGCCGGGCGAGGCGGTGCTGGCAGGTGGCGGGGGCTTCCACTGCGCCAGCCAGCAAATGCCCGCGCTGGCCGGCGCAAGTTAA
- a CDS encoding sulfite exporter TauE/SafE family protein, whose protein sequence is MDLLGSFTALQIAVALGAALGASFVRGLTGFGMAILLVPILALALPPVEAVVLGNCLSVLIGLTEARTLVREAERSAWVIAGIVVLTTPLGLWALSVTSADIARLIIALIAFSAFIAILLPRRGSAVPGRLVTGGVGVLSGLMTGYAGMPGPPVVPYYAGRELPRITIKASMLLIFTIAGAAGLAGATWLGILRWELGLFALVMLPVIIAGNRMGSAVSGRISDPAWRTCVGLVLGGAALGALLRLM, encoded by the coding sequence ATGGACCTGCTTGGCAGCTTCACCGCGCTGCAAATCGCGGTCGCGCTTGGCGCGGCACTCGGCGCGTCCTTCGTGCGCGGGCTGACGGGCTTCGGCATGGCGATCCTGCTGGTGCCGATCCTTGCGCTGGCGCTGCCCCCGGTCGAGGCGGTGGTGCTGGGCAATTGCCTGTCGGTGCTGATCGGACTGACCGAAGCCCGCACGCTGGTGCGCGAGGCGGAGCGTAGCGCATGGGTGATCGCGGGGATCGTGGTGCTCACCACGCCGCTCGGCCTGTGGGCGCTGTCGGTGACCAGCGCCGATATTGCCCGGCTGATCATCGCCCTGATCGCCTTCAGCGCCTTCATCGCGATCCTGCTGCCGCGTCGGGGAAGCGCGGTGCCGGGCAGGCTGGTGACCGGCGGGGTGGGCGTGCTCAGCGGCTTGATGACAGGCTATGCCGGGATGCCGGGGCCGCCGGTGGTGCCTTATTACGCCGGGCGCGAATTGCCGCGGATCACGATCAAGGCGTCGATGCTGCTGATCTTCACCATCGCGGGCGCGGCCGGCCTGGCAGGGGCGACATGGCTTGGCATCCTGCGCTGGGAGCTAGGGCTGTTCGCGCTGGTGATGCTGCCGGTGATCATCGCGGGCAACCGCATGGGCTCGGCAGTGTCGGGCCGGATCAGCGATCCGGCATGGCGCACCTGTGTCGGGCTGGTGCTCGGCGGCGCGGCGCTGGGAGCGCTGCTGCGCTTGATGTGA
- the thrS gene encoding threonine--tRNA ligase, whose protein sequence is MTELLKISLPDGSVREVPAGSTPADIAAAIGPGLAKAALAARVNGELRDLGRPFEGDAELALVTSRDEADALELARHDYAHVLAEAVQSLYPGTQITFGPATDDGFYYDVKAPDSREPFGMDDLPAIEEKMREIIRADKPLRREVWSREALVAKWEAEGEVFKAEWAKELPEGEELTVYWSGNDWLDMCRGPHLPSTGKLDPDAFKLMRTAGAYWRGDQNNAQLTRIYGTGWLNKKQLQAHLTRLEEAAKRDHRKLGREMDLFHLQEEAHGSVFWHPKGYRIWRELESYMRRKMDGAGYREIKTPQLMDVRQWTQSGHWGKYAQNMFAVPDIVPDVDEESGVASPKVADDAAWMAIKPMNCPAHVMVFKQGITSYRDLPIRLGEMGCCHRNEPHGALHGLMRVRQFTQDDAHIFCTEGQVVSEVQAFIALADSVYRDFGFTYDIKLALRPEKRFGSDADWDKAEQELRDALTANGLEWEELPGEGAFYAPKLEWHLTDAIGRTWQVGTIQSDRVLPERLDAHYIGEDGEKHRPVMLHRAIFGSYERFIGILIEHFAGKLPAWLAPVQAVVATITSDADDYAHELVKRLREVGVRAEPDTRNEKINYKVREHSLAKVPYLLVVGKREAETSTVALRTLGGKDQEVLDYQNVIARLSEDVLPPDIAAH, encoded by the coding sequence ATGACCGAACTGCTCAAGATCAGCCTGCCCGATGGCTCGGTGCGCGAAGTGCCTGCCGGTTCGACCCCCGCGGACATCGCCGCCGCGATTGGCCCCGGCCTTGCCAAGGCGGCGCTTGCGGCGCGGGTGAACGGGGAACTGCGCGATCTTGGTCGCCCGTTCGAGGGCGACGCCGAACTCGCGCTGGTGACGAGCCGCGACGAGGCCGATGCGCTCGAACTCGCCCGGCATGATTACGCCCACGTGCTGGCCGAGGCAGTGCAGTCGCTCTACCCTGGCACGCAGATCACCTTCGGCCCGGCAACCGACGACGGCTTCTATTATGACGTGAAGGCGCCCGACAGCCGCGAACCTTTCGGCATGGACGATCTCCCCGCGATCGAGGAAAAGATGCGCGAGATCATCCGCGCCGACAAGCCGCTGCGCCGCGAAGTGTGGAGCCGCGAGGCGCTGGTCGCCAAGTGGGAGGCCGAAGGCGAGGTGTTCAAGGCCGAATGGGCCAAGGAACTGCCCGAGGGCGAGGAACTGACGGTCTACTGGAGCGGCAACGACTGGCTCGACATGTGCCGCGGGCCGCACCTGCCTTCCACCGGCAAGCTCGATCCCGATGCCTTCAAGCTGATGCGGACCGCCGGAGCCTATTGGCGCGGCGACCAGAACAATGCGCAGCTCACCCGCATCTACGGCACCGGCTGGCTCAACAAGAAGCAGCTTCAGGCACATCTGACCCGCCTCGAGGAAGCGGCCAAGCGCGACCACCGCAAGCTGGGGCGCGAGATGGATCTGTTCCACTTGCAGGAGGAAGCCCACGGGAGCGTGTTCTGGCACCCCAAGGGCTACCGCATCTGGCGCGAGCTGGAGAGCTACATGCGCCGCAAGATGGACGGCGCGGGCTATCGCGAGATCAAGACCCCGCAGCTGATGGACGTGCGCCAGTGGACGCAGTCGGGTCACTGGGGCAAATATGCGCAGAACATGTTCGCCGTGCCCGACATCGTCCCCGATGTCGATGAAGAGAGCGGCGTCGCCTCCCCCAAGGTGGCGGACGATGCGGCGTGGATGGCGATCAAGCCAATGAACTGCCCGGCGCACGTTATGGTGTTCAAGCAGGGGATCACCTCCTACCGCGACCTCCCCATCCGCCTCGGCGAAATGGGCTGCTGCCACCGCAACGAACCCCACGGCGCGCTCCACGGGCTGATGCGCGTGCGCCAGTTCACGCAGGACGACGCGCATATCTTCTGCACCGAGGGGCAGGTGGTGTCCGAAGTGCAGGCCTTCATCGCCCTGGCCGATAGCGTCTATCGCGACTTCGGCTTCACCTATGACATCAAGCTCGCCCTGCGCCCGGAAAAGCGGTTCGGGAGCGATGCCGATTGGGACAAGGCCGAGCAGGAACTGCGCGACGCGCTGACCGCCAATGGTCTCGAATGGGAGGAGCTGCCGGGCGAGGGCGCGTTCTATGCCCCCAAGCTCGAATGGCACCTCACCGACGCGATCGGGCGCACCTGGCAGGTCGGTACGATCCAGTCCGACCGCGTGCTGCCCGAGCGGCTCGATGCGCATTACATCGGCGAGGATGGCGAGAAGCACCGCCCGGTGATGCTCCACCGCGCGATCTTCGGCAGCTATGAACGCTTCATCGGGATCCTGATCGAGCATTTCGCCGGCAAGCTTCCGGCATGGCTTGCTCCGGTGCAGGCGGTGGTGGCGACCATCACCTCGGATGCGGATGATTACGCTCACGAACTGGTCAAGCGGCTGCGCGAAGTCGGCGTGCGCGCCGAGCCCGATACCCGCAACGAGAAGATCAACTACAAGGTCCGCGAACATAGCCTCGCCAAGGTCCCCTACCTGCTGGTGGTCGGCAAGCGCGAGGCGGAAACCAGCACCGTCGCACTGCGCACGCTAGGCGGCAAGGATCAGGAAGTGCTCGATTACCAGAACGTCATCGCCCGGCTTTCGGAAGACGTGCTGCCTCCCGATATTGCCGCCCACTGA
- a CDS encoding helix-turn-helix transcriptional regulator, translating into MNNRLKVLRAERSWSQQDLADRLGVSRQSVNAIETGRYDPSLPLAFTIADVFGLPIEAIFLRDGDPQ; encoded by the coding sequence ATGAACAACCGCCTCAAGGTGCTCCGCGCCGAGCGCAGTTGGAGCCAGCAGGATCTCGCCGACCGGCTCGGCGTCAGTCGCCAGAGCGTCAATGCCATCGAGACCGGTCGCTACGACCCTTCCCTCCCGCTCGCCTTCACCATCGCCGATGTGTTCGGCCTGCCGATCGAAGCCATCTTCCTGAGAGACGGAGACCCGCAATGA